CGGTCACGGCATCGAGACCGCGCGCAGGGCGGGGATTAAGCGAATCTGCCCGCCCTCACCGCGGACTCGTTCAGTTTCATCGGGGCCATGCTGCCACGCTACGGTGGCCGCGCGGCTTTTGCCGGCGGTTATCTGCCCGCGGTGTTGACCCGCTGAGCCGGGGCGGGAGCGCCCGCGGGAACCCGCCCGCCGCGCGCCTAGTCCGAAGTTGCGGCGTGCCGCAACTTCGGACTAGTGCGGCTTGGCCAGCGGAAACGGCAGGGTTTCGCGGATGCTGCGCCCGGTGATCAGCATGACCAACCGGTCGATGCCCAGCCCAAGACCACCCGTCGGCGGCATCGCGTATTCCATTGCTTGTAGAAAGTCCTCGTCGAGCTCCATCGCCTCGGGGTCGCCGCCGGCGGCAAGGAGGGACTGCTCGTGCAGACGGCGTCGCTGTTCCACCGGGTCGGTGAGTTCGCTGTAGGCGGTAGCCAGCTCGATGCCCCACGCCACCAGGTCCCAACGTTCGGCGACACCGCGTTTGCTGCGATGGGGTCGGGTCAGCGGCGACACCGACGTTGGGAAGTCGATGTAGAAGGTCGGTTTCTCGGTCCGGCCCTCGACCAGGCGCTCGTACAGCTCCAGCACCACCGCGCCGGCATCCCACTGTGCCCGGTAGGGAATGCGTGCGGCGTCGGACAACTTGCGGAGTTGTGTCAAGCCGGTGTCGGCGTCGATCTGTTCCCCCAGCGCTTCGGAAACCGCGTCATGCACCGTCTTGACCGGCCAGACACCGGAGATGTCGACCGGTGCGAGGCGGTCGTCGCCGTGTGGATCATCCTGCTGCCGGGGCCGCATCGCCGTGGGCGAACCGTTGGCGGCCTGGGCGGCGTTCTGGATGAGCTCGCGGCACCCGTCGAGCCAGACCAGGTAGTCGGCGTGCGCCTGATAGGCCTCCAGCAAGGTGAATTCGGGGTTGTGGCTGTAATCCACGCCCTCGTTGCGAAAGGCTCGACCTAGTTCGAACACCCGCTCCACGCCGCCGACGCACAGCCGCTTCAGGTAGAGCTCCGGCGCGATGCGCAAGAACAGGTCCATGTCATAGCTGTTGATATGGGTGACGAACGGGCGGGCGGCGGCTCCGCCGTGGATCTGTTGCAGGATCGGGGTTTCGACCTCGATGAATCCCTTGGCGAACAGCGTGTCCCTGACAGAACGCAACACGTTACTGCGGGCGGCGATCAGGTTCCGGGACTCGGTGTTAACCGCCAGGTCGACATAGCGGGTCCGCAGGCGGGCCTCCGGGTCGGTCAGCCCCTTCCACTTGTTGGGCAGCGGCCGCAGGCACTTACCGGTCAAGCGCCAGCTTCCGACGATCAACGATCGAGTTCCGTTTCTGCTCTGCCCCATGTGCCCGGTCACTTCGACCAGGTCACCGAGATCGATTGTCGCGTTGAAATCCGCGGCGCGGCCTTGTTCCAGGCGTGAATTGTCCAGCAGCACTTGCATTTCGCCGGACCAGTCGCGCAGTTGGGCGAACAACACACCGCCGTAGTTGCGTACCCGCAGGATGCGCCCGGACACCGAGACGGTTTCCCCGTCGTCGGCGTCCATCGCCTGTGCGACCGTGCGACTCGGCGGACGTCCCACCGGATAGGCGTCAACACCGTTGCCCTGCAGCTTCTCTAACTTGGCCAGCCGGACACGCACCTGCTCGGGCAGGTGGCGTCGGACAACGTCCGCACCGTTGAGGTCCGCTACCTGTAAGCGGCTCACGTCCGGCGCCGTGCCGTCGGGATGCAACAGGCCGGTAGCCACCAGCGGGGGCGGCACGGCCGGATGGTGGCCAGTGTGTACCTTGTCGCGCCGGCTGAACGGCAACACCAGAAAGCCTTCTGCGATCACCGAGGCGACCCCAACCTTGGGGATCAATCGGGCGTCCTCGTAGCAGGCGTAGCGGGGCACCCATTCCGGTTGGTATTTCTGGTTCGAGCGGTAGAGCGTCTCGATCTGCCACCACCGGGAGAAGAAAACCAACAGCCCTCGCCACAACCGGGCGATCGGGCCGGCCCCGAGTTGGGCGCCCTGCTCAAAGGCGGCCCGAAACATCGCGAAGTTCAGCGAGATGCGGTTGATGCCAAGGCTTTCGGCGTGCAGGGCGAGCTCGCTGACCATGAGCTCGATGGTGCCGTTGGGGGATTGCGGGGAACGGCGCATCACATCGAGGGAGACACCGGTGGTGCCCCAGGGCACCAGCGACAGCAGAGCCACCACCTGGTGGTCGGGTTTAATCGCCTCCACCAGCAAGCAATCGGAGTCGGCCGGGTCGCCGAGCCGGCCCAGCGCCATCGAGAAGCCACGTTCGGTTTCGGTGTCGCGCCAGGCATCCGCGCGCTCGATGGTCTGCGCCATCTCGTCGCCGGAGATGTCGCGGTGGCGCCGGATGCGCACCGTCAGCCCGGCCCGGCGCGCCCGGGTCACGGCCTGGCGCACCCCGCGCATGTCGGGGCCGGACAATCTGAAATCGGCGGGGCGCAGGATGGCCTCGTCGCCCAGCTCGAGCGCGTTCAGGCCGGCTTCGCGATATGTCTGAGCCCCCTGTGAACTGGCGCCCATCACACCGGGTGACCAGCCGTAGGTTTGGCACAGCCGCAGCCATGCGTCGACCGCCTGGGGCCATGCTCGCGGGTCTCCGACCGGGTCACCGCTGGCCAGGCAGACACCGATCTCGACGCGGTAGGTGACGGCTGCACGTCCGCTGGGCGCGAACACCACCGACTTGTCGCGACGGGTGGCGAAGTAGCCCAGCGAGTCGTTTTTTCCCCACAACTCGAGTAGGCCGCGGATCGCGGATTCGTCCTCCCCGGTCAGTGCGTTGTCGGCGCGCTGGGATTGGAACAGCACGATCGCGGCGGCAATCAAGGCAAAGGCGCCGAACAATCCGAAGATCGCGTTGAGGAACACGTGCGGTCTGCCCGTGAACAGGTCGGGGTCCGCTAGGGCGAATCCCATGACCCGGTTCGCCACGTAGGGCAATCGGTCTTGCGGCGCAAGCGATCCCGGGAACAGTTCGACCAGGCCCCAAGACGCCAGGATTCCAATGGCCCCGCCGGCACCCAGCACCGCGGCCGCCTTGAACAGCGCGCCTTTGCGGACCTTGGCCCAGAACTCCCGATAGCCCAACACCAGAAGGACGATCGCGATGATATGGACGGCAAATCCGAGATTTTCGCCGAAGCTCTGGGCGGCGGTGTTGCCACCGGCGGCGATCTCGGCGGCGTTCAACCCCGCGGCAAGGACCATGTTCCCGAGCAACAGTAGCCAGGCAATGCGTTTTCGCGCGGTCAGAGCGGCGGCCAGCAATGCCAGCACGAACGACCACGCGAAGCTGGTGTCGGGGAAGTTGAACAGGTAGTCGTTGATGAATTCGCGGGGAACCTTAATGATCCACCGGACCAGCGGCGACACGCTCGCCAGCAACGACAGGGTGGCGATGACTCCGACAGTCCAGCCGGCCGCCGCGGGCACCCACCGGTACCGGGAGGCCGGCCTGCTCTCCGGGCGAGACTTTGTGACTGTCACAGACCGCGAGGATATTCCTCCAATCCGTGAAATGCCTGGCGTTGCTCCCTGTCCGTCGGATCGGTTTGGTGTGCATGGTGTGTGCGGGGGCCGCCGCCCGGTGCCGTTTGATATCGAGTTGACGCGGCAGGGCTGTTAGACTCACCTCTGCGACCATCCTGGCTAGCGCCAGGGACAGTAAGTGGAGTCCCACTCCCACCGCTGGCCACGAGAAGGTTTCAAGGCTTCGTCAAGGCCATACGGTCCGGTCACAGGCATCTTGCAATGCCTGTTTTGCGCGTGGCGCGGGCGGCTTGAGCAAATTTGAGCCGCGATCGGTCGGCATTGGGCCCTGCTGGTGCAGGGCTTTTTTGCTGATGGCAGTGGTGTCTTCGCCGCTGATCCTGACGGGGCCGGGGCAGCGGTCGCGGGTGAAGATCACATAGCAGCCAACAAAGGGAGGCCCCATCAGCACTGAGACTCGCGTCAACGAGCGCATCCGCGTACCTGAAGTCCGGTTGATTGGCCCAGGAGGGGAGCAGGTAGGCATCGTGCGTATCGAAGACGCACTCCGCGTCGCCGCG
This is a stretch of genomic DNA from Mycobacterium lacus. It encodes these proteins:
- the lysX gene encoding bifunctional lysylphosphatidylglycerol synthetase/lysine--tRNA ligase LysX, with product MTVTKSRPESRPASRYRWVPAAAGWTVGVIATLSLLASVSPLVRWIIKVPREFINDYLFNFPDTSFAWSFVLALLAAALTARKRIAWLLLLGNMVLAAGLNAAEIAAGGNTAAQSFGENLGFAVHIIAIVLLVLGYREFWAKVRKGALFKAAAVLGAGGAIGILASWGLVELFPGSLAPQDRLPYVANRVMGFALADPDLFTGRPHVFLNAIFGLFGAFALIAAAIVLFQSQRADNALTGEDESAIRGLLELWGKNDSLGYFATRRDKSVVFAPSGRAAVTYRVEIGVCLASGDPVGDPRAWPQAVDAWLRLCQTYGWSPGVMGASSQGAQTYREAGLNALELGDEAILRPADFRLSGPDMRGVRQAVTRARRAGLTVRIRRHRDISGDEMAQTIERADAWRDTETERGFSMALGRLGDPADSDCLLVEAIKPDHQVVALLSLVPWGTTGVSLDVMRRSPQSPNGTIELMVSELALHAESLGINRISLNFAMFRAAFEQGAQLGAGPIARLWRGLLVFFSRWWQIETLYRSNQKYQPEWVPRYACYEDARLIPKVGVASVIAEGFLVLPFSRRDKVHTGHHPAVPPPLVATGLLHPDGTAPDVSRLQVADLNGADVVRRHLPEQVRVRLAKLEKLQGNGVDAYPVGRPPSRTVAQAMDADDGETVSVSGRILRVRNYGGVLFAQLRDWSGEMQVLLDNSRLEQGRAADFNATIDLGDLVEVTGHMGQSRNGTRSLIVGSWRLTGKCLRPLPNKWKGLTDPEARLRTRYVDLAVNTESRNLIAARSNVLRSVRDTLFAKGFIEVETPILQQIHGGAAARPFVTHINSYDMDLFLRIAPELYLKRLCVGGVERVFELGRAFRNEGVDYSHNPEFTLLEAYQAHADYLVWLDGCRELIQNAAQAANGSPTAMRPRQQDDPHGDDRLAPVDISGVWPVKTVHDAVSEALGEQIDADTGLTQLRKLSDAARIPYRAQWDAGAVVLELYERLVEGRTEKPTFYIDFPTSVSPLTRPHRSKRGVAERWDLVAWGIELATAYSELTDPVEQRRRLHEQSLLAAGGDPEAMELDEDFLQAMEYAMPPTGGLGLGIDRLVMLITGRSIRETLPFPLAKPH